Genomic window (Candidatus Nitrosocosmicus franklandus):
TTTTGCACATTTACCTGCTCAGGACGTATTCGGTCGAGATTTTTCACCAGCTAGAGATGATATGGGACGACAACTAAGCATTGGTGACTTAATTATTGCAAGGATTGTGTCATTCGATAGGACCAGAGACCCTATGCTTACTGTTCAAGATAAAGACTTGGGTAAAATTCCATATGGCGAATTCATAAAAATTTCTCCTACTCGTGTTCCGCGCTTGATAGGGAAACGAGGTTCCATGATTCAAACAATTGAGCAAGCTACACAAACTCGAGTTATAATAGGCCAAAATGGTATAGTAGTTGTCACAGGCAGGGATCATGAAGGTTTAAGTTTAGCCGCAAAGGCCATAAGATTAGTAGAAGAAGAATCACATACCACTAATCTTACTCAAAGAGTCAAAGCTTTGCTAAATGTTCAAGATCCAACAGATCCAGAACAACCTGAGTCAATTGATACATCTATGGAAAGAGAACCTCAACCTACACAACAGCAAGAACAACAGCAAGAACAACAGCAAGAACAACAGCAAGAACAACAGCAAGAACAACAGCAAGAACAACAGCAAGAACAACAGCAAGAACAACAGCAAGAACAACAGCAAGAACAACAGCAAGAACAACAGCAAGAACAACAGCAAGAACAACAGCAAGAACAACAGCAAGAACAACAGCAAGAACAACAGCAAGAACAACAGCAAGAACAACAGCAAGAACAACAGCAAGAACAACAATCAAACACCGAGCTGCATTCATCACAACAGCGACAAGAACGATCACAACAAAATCCTGTCAAGTCGAGCTCAAAGGAAAAACAGAAAAATTGACAATTCTCAAAAATCATCTAACAGCAATAGCAATAACGATCACAAAGAAAAAAAACAAGAATGATCAATTAGGATGTGTATAATTTGAAAGAATTGACATTATTGGATGAAAATGGAAAAAGATCTGATGGTAGGGGAATAGATGATCTCCGCTCAATCAAAATTACCGTCGGTGTAGTAAAGAATGCAGACGGCTCTGCTTTTATAGAATTTGGAAAGAACAAAATAATTGTAGCCGTATATGGACCACGAGAAGTCCATCCGAAGCATATGGCACTTCCAGATAGATGTGTTCTTAGGTGCCGATATCACATGTCTCCATTTTCTACAGATACAAGAAAAAATCCTGCACCATCTAGAAGAGAAGTAGAGATATCAAAAGTCATGCGGGAATCTTTAGAACCCTCATTAATATTAAGTGACTATCCTCGAGCAGTTATTGATGTATTTGTTGAAGTATTGCAAGCTGATGGTGGTTCTAGGTGCGCTGGTATTAATGCAGCGTCAGTGGCATTAGCAGATGCTGGAATCAATATGCGGGACTTGGTCTCCGCCTGCGCTGCAGGAAGAATAAAAGATAAAATCGTGTTGGACGTTAATGACTTGGAAGATAAAGAAGGGGATGCTGATATGCCTGTTGCGTATTTGCCAAATCTGGATCAAGTTACATTACTTCAAGTTGATGGAAAACTAACTACTGCTCAGTTTAGTGAATGTTTGAATAAGGCAATTGATGGGTGTAAATTAGTATACGAAATACAAAAAGATGCCCTGATGAAAAAATATTTTGGAAATGAATTGGAGATAAAAGAAGAGGTATGAGTTCGTCTAAACGTTCTACAATAATAGTCGAGCAACTACGAAAACAGCAAATGTTAGAAGCCTTGACTAGAGGAAAAAGATTAGATGGTCGGGATTATCAGTCGTATAGGAATCTCGAAATTGAGCTTGGAATAATAGATAAGGCATCTGGTTCTGCAAAGGTAAGGCTTGGGAACACCGAAGTTATTGCAGGTGTCAAAGTAGAAACAGGTGAACCATTTGAAGGATTAGAAGACAAAGGAGCATTAATTATGTCTGCAGAAGTTTTGCCTACAGCTTCTCCATACGTTGAACCTGGACCCCCAGATGAAGATGCGATCGAATTGTCTAGAGTTGTAGATCGTGGAATTCGTGAATCCGAAATGCTAGATTTAGATAAACTAGTTTTGATTCCTGGAAAAATAGTTTATACTGTTTTTGTTGATTGCAGCATAATAAATAGTGATGGTAACTTACTAGATGCTACATCTTATGCTGTTGTGGCAGCTCTATCGACAAGCAAATTTCCAGTTTTTGAAGTTCAAGACGATAAGGTCATAGACACGGGGAAAACTATGCCCCCTCCCATAACTACCATCCCTATTTCAATCACTGCGGTCAAGATCGGCGAATCGGTGTTATTAGACCCCACTACGGAAGAAGAAGCATGTATGGATTCACGTATAACCATAACTACCCAATCAGATGGAAGCATAGTTGCGGTACAAAAGGGATATACTGGTCCACTTACGGTTGATCAAATTATTAGCTTCTCTGAAATAGCAAGAATTAAAGGGGAGGAAATACGTTCTAAAATAAAGGAGTTGAACTACGATTAAAAGAAGGAAGGGCTCAACAGCACTAAAAGGCTTGGGTGTAAAATTTGGTGCTACTGTACGAAAAAGATATGGAAAGGTCTATAGAACTTTAAAACAAAAAAGAAGATGTCCTAGCTGTACTTCACTAAAATTCAGAAGAATATCTATTGGGATTTGGCAGTGCGGCAAATGCGAATACAAGGTAGCAGCAGGGGCATATGATATAAATCTTGGAAAGCTACAACTCTAAAATCCATATTTATTTTAATACAGAACTCAATTCAGATTTCTTTGCAGATTATGCTAACATTTTGAATAGGCAATTAAACTCGATCTTCATCGCTCTCAAAGGCGATATTCAATCTACCCCTGATTTTGATACTCATGTTACCATTTCCACTGAAAATAACTATATTATATTGTATGTTTCAAGTAACAATCTATCCAAGTTTCGTGCGACTATAATAACGATTCTGAGATTGATAGACTTGTCCTATTCTGTAATTCGTATCGAACAATAATATCTTATCATAATAATTTTTATCTTAGTATATGTTTAGTTAATCTGTATTATAATGAGTGAACAAGAACTTCCTCCATGGCTAAGAGAGCAACTTGCAAGACTGCAACAATTACAACAAAACCTTCAAGCAATAATGATGCAGAAACAACAGGTCGAACTTGAGGTATCTGAAACCGAAAGAGCCTTGGAAGAATTAAAGAAAACTACGGCTGACGATACTGTATATAAATTAGCAGGTCCACTAATGGTCAAGTCAAACAGAGATAATTTAATAAAGGAATTAGAAGAGAAGAAAGAATTGTCAAGCACTAGGACCGTAGTTTTAGGAAAACAAGAATCTAGAGTCAAAGAAAATCTTAAAGAAGTTGAAAACAAGATTAATCAAATGGTACACATGGCCCAGTCTGGTTCTTCTCCACCGCCCGCTAATAAATTTAGCCCATCATCATAAATACTATAATTTTTGCTTATCAATATTAATTAGGACTGTTTGTTTTTTATTGTACTATTGGCTATTAGAATTGTAGTAGATGAGAGAGAGAAAAATAGTAGAGTTCCTGATCTGCTAAAACTAATGGGAGTTTATGTTGATTATAAACAATTAACAATTGGAGATTATATTGTTTCATCAGAAACTGTAATTGAAAGAAAAACTGTCTACGATTTACTAAATTCCGTTTATGACGGTCGCTTATTTATACAGTGTTCTGATATAATAAAACACTATTCTAAGCCCATAATTGTTATCGAGGGAAATTTAACAGATCTTGATACCCGAGAGGATATTTCATCCGATTCTAGGTTAATAGTAGATAAACTGCGTATAGCTTACGAAACCTTGATAAAGCTAGCACTTGATTTTCGATTACCGATTTTATATACTAGTTCGGTCTACTATACTGCCGAACTACTCGTCTTATTGGCCTCAAACCAATTTAAAAGCAAGAATGCCGGTCCACTTTTAAAAAAGATTAAGAAAACCAATCCATTTGTTACTCAGCAGTTATATGTTCTTGCTTCTTTACCTGGAATAGGTTCTAAGGTTGCAGTCAGATTGTTAGAAAAATTTCATTCTCCTAGAAATGTTTTAAATGCTTCAATAGCAGAACTTGCCAGAGTACCTGGAATTGGTAATATGAGGGCAGAAAAAATTAGAAAAATTTTGGATACATGTGTTTCTCCTACAATGAATACCTATACTCAAAAGAAACTAATAATGGAAAATACTGATGATGAGGATACTACTACTACTTTTTCATCCTCATCCTCATCCAATGATAATTCTATATAAGTCATCAAAAATTCTCATTTACTAACTTAGCCGTGATTTTTCAAATACCGAGATTATTTTATCGTTCATCTCTGTACTTCCTATAGTGATTCTCATAGCCCCTTTGTAATTTCCTAGATTTCCAAAGTTTTTGATCAATATCTTTTCATCATACATTAAATTCCTTATTTTGTCAAAATGATTAAACGTTTGAAGGAAAAAGAAGTTGGAATGTGATTCAAATATCTTAATCTGATTTATTTTGTTCAATTTTTCAAATATTTTTGATCTTTCTGTTTTAATCAATTCGATACTTCGTTTTACTATATGTATATTTTCAAGTGCTTCTATTGCTAACTGCATTGAGAAACTACTAAGAGGATATGGTAGTTGTATATATTGATTGAATGTATCTGCAATCTCTTCGCTGGTCAAAATATATCCTATCCTAGCGCCAGCCAAACCAAAAGCCTTGGAAAATGTTCTCGTAATTATAACATTATTATACTTTGTTACTATATTTGATAAATTATACTCAGCAAATTCAACATAGGCCTCATCTATTAATATTAGCTTATCTTTCAGAGATTCGATTATATGTAATATTTTGTCATACTTAAATTGATTTCCTGTAGGATTATTGGGAGATGCTATGTAAATTATATCGTATTCTCTTGCTTTTTTTATGA
Coding sequences:
- a CDS encoding ERCC4 domain-containing protein, translated to MAIRIVVDEREKNSRVPDLLKLMGVYVDYKQLTIGDYIVSSETVIERKTVYDLLNSVYDGRLFIQCSDIIKHYSKPIIVIEGNLTDLDTREDISSDSRLIVDKLRIAYETLIKLALDFRLPILYTSSVYYTAELLVLLASNQFKSKNAGPLLKKIKKTNPFVTQQLYVLASLPGIGSKVAVRLLEKFHSPRNVLNASIAELARVPGIGNMRAEKIRKILDTCVSPTMNTYTQKKLIMENTDDEDTTTTFSSSSSSNDNSI
- the rrp41 gene encoding exosome complex exonuclease Rrp41; amino-acid sequence: MKELTLLDENGKRSDGRGIDDLRSIKITVGVVKNADGSAFIEFGKNKIIVAVYGPREVHPKHMALPDRCVLRCRYHMSPFSTDTRKNPAPSRREVEISKVMRESLEPSLILSDYPRAVIDVFVEVLQADGGSRCAGINAASVALADAGINMRDLVSACAAGRIKDKIVLDVNDLEDKEGDADMPVAYLPNLDQVTLLQVDGKLTTAQFSECLNKAIDGCKLVYEIQKDALMKKYFGNELEIKEEV
- a CDS encoding KEOPS complex subunit Pcc1, which encodes MNRQLNSIFIALKGDIQSTPDFDTHVTISTENNYIILYVSSNNLSKFRATIITILRLIDLSYSVIRIEQ
- a CDS encoding prefoldin subunit beta — translated: MSEQELPPWLREQLARLQQLQQNLQAIMMQKQQVELEVSETERALEELKKTTADDTVYKLAGPLMVKSNRDNLIKELEEKKELSSTRTVVLGKQESRVKENLKEVENKINQMVHMAQSGSSPPPANKFSPSS
- the rrp42 gene encoding exosome complex protein Rrp42 codes for the protein MSSSKRSTIIVEQLRKQQMLEALTRGKRLDGRDYQSYRNLEIELGIIDKASGSAKVRLGNTEVIAGVKVETGEPFEGLEDKGALIMSAEVLPTASPYVEPGPPDEDAIELSRVVDRGIRESEMLDLDKLVLIPGKIVYTVFVDCSIINSDGNLLDATSYAVVAALSTSKFPVFEVQDDKVIDTGKTMPPPITTIPISITAVKIGESVLLDPTTEEEACMDSRITITTQSDGSIVAVQKGYTGPLTVDQIISFSEIARIKGEEIRSKIKELNYD
- a CDS encoding transposase, giving the protein MGVKFGATVRKRYGKVYRTLKQKRRCPSCTSLKFRRISIGIWQCGKCEYKVAAGAYDINLGKLQL
- a CDS encoding pyridoxal phosphate-dependent aminotransferase, with protein sequence MAEWLEKELSYIRSHKPYKRPDKVHDYYKLDSNENIVLEKRFIRAIAMKSLRESDFREYPLEQFDKLYKKLAEYTNLSTKNIGIGSGSDQIIDLLLSIIGKGKSVITLNPTFSYFTDRCNLYKIPTKQMDLSHIDNSFDVEFFIKKAREYDIIYIASPNNPTGNQFKYDKILHIIESLKDKLILIDEAYVEFAEYNLSNIVTKYNNVIITRTFSKAFGLAGARIGYILTSEEIADTFNQYIQLPYPLSSFSMQLAIEALENIHIVKRSIELIKTERSKIFEKLNKINQIKIFESHSNFFFLQTFNHFDKIRNLMYDEKILIKNFGNLGNYKGAMRITIGSTEMNDKIISVFEKSRLS